A single genomic interval of Helianthus annuus cultivar XRQ/B chromosome 13, HanXRQr2.0-SUNRISE, whole genome shotgun sequence harbors:
- the LOC110898868 gene encoding L-type lectin-domain containing receptor kinase V.9, whose translation MTLLFRLIILPILFLLTGPGLLTSTLTTIVAAATDTAAAADANGFSFIFPDSQLDGVREVQPNGQIIHKNETQMMGVGHTFYARPFRFKPSPSGDVFSFSTSFVFGIIPENPLYTFHGMTFAITPSKAVVDASTSQHLGLFNRTNDGNSSNHVVAIELDTFKNLELGDIDNNHIGLDINSIVSVNATPAGFYHDDTGTFENLTLASSQEIRAWIEYDGEKKQLNVTVSPLHLKKPKKPMVSWQKDLTPFLLENMFVGFTSATGVLLQTFYVPAWSFRINGQAEEIDVSSVPPLPVKSKSNKKRMALAIGLSVAGILTISSVFALGMFLYLQRKRKFAEVIERWEVEYGPHRFCYKDLYKATKGFKESELLGKGGFGQVYKGTLPELGAQIAVKKVWHESGQGMKEFVAEIATIGRLRHPNLVRLLGYCRRKDELFLVYDYMPNSSLDNLLFNSNSAMILTWKQRVKIITDVAEALAYLHEEWVEVIIHRDVKASNVLLDAELNAKLGDFGLARFSDNGNEAKTTHLAGTLGYIAPELARKGKATTGTDIFAFGAFCLEVVCGRRPVECKGRNEAVILVDWVLDCWFNGELLKTVDPKLEQELDADEMGLVLKIGLLCSHSVPAVRPSMSQVLKFLKKKEPLPEDFETVLDIREDYSGRLGDSSMSAYFSKIQYDTASAPVTESSFVSSGR comes from the exons ATGACATTATTATTCCGACTAATCATTCTTCCAATACTCTTTCTACTCACCGGACCCGGATTGTTAACATCCACCTTAACCACTATCGTCGCAGCGGCTACTGACACAGCAGCCGCCGCAGACGCTAATGGATTCTCTTTCATCTTCCCCGATTCACAACTCGACGGCGTACGAGAGGTTCAACCAAACGGTCAGATAATTCACAAAAACGAAACACAAATGATGGGTGTCGGCCACACGTTCTACGCACGGCCATTTCGCTTCAAACCGTCACCCTCGGGTGACGTTTTCTCCTTCTCCACCTCATTCGTGTTCGGAATCATACCCGAAAATCCACTTTATACTTTCCACGGCATGACGTTTGCCATCACGCCGTCGAAAGCCGTCGTAGATGCATCAACTTCGCAACATTTAGGCCTCTTTAACCGAACAAACGACGGAAACTCTTCAAATCACGTCGTCGCGATAGAACTCGACACGTTTAAGAACCTCGAGCTCGGTGATATCGACAACAATCACATTGGTCTCGATATTAACTCCATCGTCTCCGTCAACGCTACACCGGCCGGATTCTACCATGACGATACCGGAACTTTCGAAAACCTAACCCTAGCTAGCTCACAG GAAATCCGAGCATGGATCGAGTACGACGGcgaaaaaaaacaattaaacgtCACCGTTTCACCGTTACatctcaaaaaaccaaaaaaacctATGGTATCATGGCAAAAAGATCTAACACCATTTTTACTAGAAAACATGTTCGTAGGATTCACTTCCGCAACCGGTGTTCTTCTCCAAACGTTTTACGTACCCGCCTGGAGCTTCCGGATCAACGGCCAAGCAGAAGAAATCGACGTCTCTAGCGTCCCGCCGTTACCTGTTAAGTCAAAATCCAACAAGAAACGTATGGCGTTAGCTATCGGGTTATCCGTAGCTGGGATTTTAACGATTTCGTCGGTTTTCGCTCTAGGGATGTTTTTGTATTTGCAAAGAAAACGAAAATTTGCTGAGGTTATCGAACGTTGGGAGGTTGAGTACGGACCtcatagattttgttacaaagatTTGTACAAAGCAACAAAAGGGTTTAAAGAGAGTGAGTTGTTAGGAAAAGGCGGTTTCGGTCAGGTTTACAAAGGCACGTTACCCGAGTTAGGCGCGCAAATCGCGGTGAAAAAGGTGTGGCACGAGTCAGGTCAGGGGATGAAAGAGTTTGTGGCGGAGATCGCGACAATTGGGAGGCTACGCCACCCGAATTTGGTTAGGCTTCTTGGGTATTGTCGAAGGAAGGACGAGTTGTTCCTTGTGTATGATTATATGCCGAATTCGAGTTTAGACAACTTACTGTTTAACTCGAATTCGGCTATGATTTTGACATGGAAGCAACGGGTTAAAATAATAACTGACGTGGCGGAGGCGTTAGCGTATTTGCACGAGGAATGGGTTGAGGTTATTATTCATAGAGATGTTAAAGCGAGTAATGTGTTACTTGACGCGGAGTTAAATGCAAAACTTGGAGATTTTGGACTTGCTCGATTTAGTGACAATGGGAACGAAGCGAAAACGACACATTTAGCGGGTACCTTAGGGTATATTGCACCAGAGTTAGCTAGAAAAGGTAAAGCAACCACTGGTACAGATATATTCGCCTTCGGGGCGTTTTGTTTGGAAGTGGTATGTGGGCGTAGACCAGTAGAGTGCAAAGGGCGAAATGAGGCGGTGATCTTGGTTGACTGGGTATTGGATTGTTGGTTTAATGGGGAGTTGTTAAAGACGGTTGACCCGAAGCTTGAACAAGAGCTTGACGCTGACGAAATGGGGTTGGTTTTGAAGATCGGGTTGTTGTGTTCGCATAGTGTGCCCGCGGTGAGGCCGAGTATGTCTCAAGTGTTGAAGTTTTTGAAGAAAAAGGAACCGTTGCCCGAAGATTTTGAAACTGTGTTGGATATCCGAGAGGATTACTCCGGTCGACTTGGTGATTCGTCGATGAGTGCTTATTTTTCGAAGATCCAATATGATACGGCGTCGGCTCCGGTGACGGAATCGTCGTTTGTGTCATCCGGCCGGTGA